A DNA window from Vicinamibacterales bacterium contains the following coding sequences:
- a CDS encoding ABC transporter permease encodes MSLDHLRQDLRHSVRGLLRAPAFTIITILTLALGIGANTAIFSIVNGVILRPLGYSKPEQLMYLTTQFPAFGFLQFWVSPPEYFEFREITKSFSAVGAYTTGEVNLTAGDRPMRVRSASVDDQLMTALGVQPAQGRLFAKGETDLTGPPPQPGAPPQQLPAVLLLSHELWQRAFGGQPMIGQLVEVNGLRREVIGIMPPGADVMDNRTEIWMPLGLNPGNRQNRGNHFLYLIGRLKAGVTPQAAQTELAGLIQNWGDRVGVKNHVFAPLPKTAEERKTNFGHILQMKPVQDEIVGSASRSIWVLQAAVGLVLLIACANLANLLLARAETRHREFAVRTALGAGRGRLLRQFMTEGALLSMAGGALGLLLAQVGVQALVRAYPASLPRTSEVTVDPLVLLFTFGVSIATGLIFGLAPIMHTRVKGLVTALKEGGAKGATGAARHHVRRGLVMVEVALAVMLVIGAGLLLRTVYNLSSVDAGFDRSRLVTFSLTLPTANYPQANSRGQMYQRLLDKLRAMPGVQAASGMSGLPPNRPLNANDTDIDNYTAPPEGPFENIDYYQQVMTDYFETMGIPIVQGRGFQASDAASPGLVAVVNETLVNTFWKGQNPIGQRLRPSSQLGDKAPWFTVIGVAKAVKQGGVDQKTGHEFYGLIDQTALAGPPFNFAPGTLNMVMRSTLPADTLLQTVEGVVREADRTVPVVRLREMNDVFEESIRRPRLLAQLLGVFAGLALLLAAIGTYGVLSYMVAERRREIGIRMALGADQSSVMAQVMRQGLTLTTIGIVAGLAGAFGLNRLIASLLFGVEPTDPTTLVAVVATITLVAAVACWLPAWRASRVDPNVVLRDD; translated from the coding sequence ATGAGCCTCGACCACCTTCGCCAGGACCTTCGCCACTCGGTTCGCGGCCTGCTGCGCGCGCCGGCGTTCACCATCATCACCATCCTGACGTTGGCCCTTGGCATTGGCGCCAATACCGCCATCTTCTCGATCGTCAACGGCGTGATCCTGCGCCCGCTCGGCTATTCGAAGCCCGAGCAGTTGATGTACCTCACCACGCAGTTTCCCGCTTTCGGGTTCTTGCAGTTCTGGGTGTCGCCGCCGGAGTATTTCGAGTTCCGCGAGATCACCAAGTCGTTTTCGGCGGTTGGCGCCTACACCACCGGCGAGGTCAACCTCACCGCCGGTGATCGCCCGATGCGGGTGCGGTCGGCGTCGGTGGACGACCAGTTGATGACCGCCCTCGGCGTCCAACCGGCGCAGGGCCGCCTCTTTGCCAAGGGCGAAACGGATTTGACCGGACCACCGCCCCAGCCCGGCGCCCCGCCCCAGCAGTTGCCGGCCGTGCTCCTGCTGTCGCACGAGCTGTGGCAGCGCGCCTTCGGCGGGCAGCCGATGATCGGCCAGCTGGTCGAGGTCAACGGGCTGCGCCGCGAAGTGATCGGCATCATGCCGCCGGGCGCCGACGTCATGGACAACCGCACCGAGATCTGGATGCCGCTCGGCTTGAATCCCGGCAACCGCCAGAACCGCGGCAACCATTTCCTCTACTTGATCGGGCGTCTCAAGGCCGGCGTGACGCCGCAGGCGGCGCAGACGGAGCTGGCGGGGCTGATCCAGAACTGGGGCGATCGCGTCGGCGTCAAGAACCACGTGTTCGCGCCGCTGCCCAAGACCGCGGAGGAGAGGAAGACCAACTTCGGGCACATCCTGCAGATGAAGCCGGTGCAGGACGAGATTGTCGGCAGCGCCAGCCGCTCGATCTGGGTGCTGCAGGCGGCGGTGGGGTTGGTGCTGCTGATCGCCTGCGCCAACCTGGCGAACCTGTTGCTGGCGCGCGCGGAAACCCGGCATCGCGAGTTCGCCGTGCGCACGGCGCTCGGCGCCGGCCGCGGCCGGCTGCTGCGGCAGTTCATGACCGAGGGCGCGCTGCTGTCGATGGCCGGCGGCGCGCTCGGCCTGCTGTTGGCGCAGGTGGGCGTGCAGGCGCTGGTGCGCGCCTACCCCGCGAGCCTGCCGCGGACCAGCGAGGTGACGGTCGATCCGCTCGTGCTGCTGTTCACGTTCGGCGTGTCGATCGCGACCGGATTGATCTTCGGCCTGGCGCCGATCATGCACACGCGCGTGAAGGGCCTGGTCACGGCCTTGAAGGAAGGCGGCGCCAAGGGCGCCACCGGCGCGGCCCGTCACCACGTTCGACGCGGGCTGGTCATGGTCGAAGTGGCGCTTGCCGTGATGCTCGTGATTGGCGCCGGCCTGCTGTTGCGCACCGTCTACAACCTGTCCTCGGTGGACGCCGGCTTCGATCGGTCGCGCCTGGTCACCTTCTCGCTGACCCTGCCGACCGCCAACTACCCGCAGGCGAACTCGCGCGGGCAAATGTACCAGCGGCTGCTCGACAAGCTGCGCGCCATGCCGGGCGTGCAGGCCGCCTCGGGCATGTCGGGCCTGCCGCCGAACCGGCCGCTCAACGCCAACGACACCGACATCGACAACTACACCGCGCCGCCAGAGGGGCCATTCGAGAACATCGACTACTACCAGCAGGTGATGACCGACTACTTCGAGACCATGGGCATCCCCATCGTGCAGGGCCGCGGGTTCCAGGCGAGCGATGCCGCGTCGCCCGGGCTGGTGGCCGTGGTCAACGAGACGCTCGTCAACACCTTCTGGAAGGGGCAGAACCCGATTGGCCAGCGCCTGCGCCCGAGCTCCCAGCTGGGCGACAAGGCGCCCTGGTTCACGGTGATCGGCGTCGCCAAAGCCGTGAAGCAGGGCGGCGTCGATCAGAAGACCGGCCACGAGTTCTACGGCCTGATCGATCAGACCGCCCTCGCCGGCCCGCCGTTCAACTTCGCGCCAGGCACCCTGAACATGGTGATGCGCTCGACGCTGCCGGCCGACACGCTGCTGCAGACCGTGGAGGGGGTGGTTCGCGAGGCCGACCGCACCGTGCCGGTGGTGCGGCTCCGCGAGATGAACGACGTGTTCGAGGAATCGATCCGGCGCCCGCGGCTGCTGGCGCAGTTGCTCGGTGTCTTCGCCGGCCTGGCGCTGCTGCTGGCGGCGATCGGCACCTACGGCGTGCTGTCGTACATGGTGGCCGAGCGCCGGAGGGAGATCGGCATCCGCATGGCGCTGGGCGCCGACCAGTCGAGCGTGATGGCGCAGGTCATGAGGCAGGGCCTGACGCTGACGACCATCGGCATTGTCGCCGGCCTGGCCGGCGCGTTCGGGCTGAACCGGCTGATCGCATCGCTGCTGTTTGGCGTGGAGCCGACGGATCCGACCACGCTGGTGGCGGTGGTTGCGACCATTACGCTGGTGGCGGCGGTCGCCTGCTGGCTGCCGGCCTGGCGCGCCTCACGCGTGGACCCGAACGTGGTGTTGCGGGACGACTAG
- a CDS encoding VWA domain-containing protein gives MFRLFVLLTAFTLAASAQELPPPGLEIRIVSPEPDFYVSGATVLKAEILPKMLATRVAQLLFFADGKQVCNVLDPIAAECTWDAGAEIRPHVLRVVANLIGGGRVVASSRTKGLDQVEKVNVEVVQVTAVVTRDHRFVSGLPQTAFRLTEDGQPQVIGHFSAEGSPLEIVVAIDVSESMTQAMPQLKNAVKKFLGALGPKDQVTLVAFNDNMFTLTRRETSVVQRTRAVDRLSPWGGTALYDVIVRGVQQLSRASGRRVLVVFSDGDDRSSHATITAVEKAVRANDATLFMVALGRGVKEAQLKSGIERLVDLSGGRALFVERSDQLDQPFAEILEELSNQYMIGYESTNPRRDGAWREVKIEIPGTGYSVRARQGYRAPGS, from the coding sequence ATGTTCCGACTGTTCGTCCTACTCACGGCGTTCACGCTGGCGGCCTCGGCGCAGGAACTCCCGCCACCCGGGCTCGAGATCCGCATCGTCTCGCCCGAGCCGGATTTCTACGTGAGCGGTGCCACCGTGCTGAAGGCCGAGATCCTCCCGAAGATGCTGGCCACGCGCGTGGCGCAGTTGTTGTTCTTCGCCGACGGCAAGCAGGTCTGCAACGTGCTGGACCCGATCGCCGCCGAGTGCACGTGGGACGCCGGCGCCGAGATCAGGCCGCACGTGTTGCGCGTGGTGGCCAACCTGATCGGCGGCGGCCGCGTGGTCGCCAGCTCGCGCACCAAGGGGCTCGACCAGGTCGAGAAGGTGAACGTCGAGGTGGTGCAGGTCACCGCGGTCGTGACCCGCGACCATCGCTTCGTGTCGGGCCTGCCGCAAACCGCGTTCCGCCTCACCGAGGACGGCCAGCCGCAAGTGATCGGACACTTCTCCGCCGAAGGCTCGCCGCTCGAGATCGTGGTGGCGATCGACGTCAGCGAGAGCATGACGCAGGCCATGCCGCAGCTGAAGAACGCGGTGAAGAAGTTCCTGGGCGCGCTGGGGCCGAAAGACCAGGTTACGCTGGTCGCCTTCAACGACAACATGTTCACGCTCACCCGCCGCGAGACCAGCGTCGTGCAGCGCACGCGCGCGGTGGATCGGCTGTCACCATGGGGCGGCACCGCGCTCTACGACGTGATCGTGCGCGGCGTGCAGCAGCTGTCGCGCGCCTCGGGCCGCCGCGTGCTCGTCGTGTTCAGCGACGGCGACGACCGCTCGAGCCACGCCACCATCACCGCCGTGGAAAAGGCCGTGCGCGCCAACGACGCCACCCTGTTCATGGTGGCGCTCGGCCGCGGGGTGAAGGAAGCGCAGCTCAAGTCCGGCATCGAACGCCTGGTGGACCTCAGCGGCGGGCGCGCCCTGTTCGTGGAGCGGAGCGATCAGCTCGACCAGCCCTTCGCCGAAATCCTTGAGGAGCTGTCGAATCAATACATGATCGGCTACGAGTCCACCAACCCCAGGCGCGACGGCGCCTGGCGCGAGGTCAAGATCGAGATCCCGGGCACCGGCTACTCCGTTCGCGCGCGACAGGGTTATCGCGCGCCGGGTTCCTAA
- a CDS encoding VWA domain-containing protein translates to MTTTRALVTVALAWVGGVVTLGAQQPQPAPPRPSFETKAELVLVDVNVVDRDARPVPTLAAGDFELQVNGQPRPIQSVQFISTAPTNTTPATPRETNYTSNESATTGRLLLFVVDESNLRVGSSRSVLRTAQTLFDRLAPGDLVGLARLPTGVGNVEFTSDRKRVAEALLKVSGSVSARAGMAKVNISEAWALENNDTSLWEQAIARECAGDTGPALDACTTTVESDARSLLLEASSRTRIGVTALEGLLKGLAQLKTPINIVMISEGMFVGRDRQNMREIGRRAAEARATIHIIRPGQSFFDMDDATAPGLSRFYDDGLLSEGLELLAEQTRGTLATVNAAANIAFDRLGRELSGYYLLGFEPTEADRTGKEHRIRVQVKPRGLTVRARPTFVLRDTVETAAATAAMTPMEQLTEVLRQPLPSRVLPMRVASFTALDSGTAKVRVVISAEVGDAAATGMDLPVGVIVLDKNDRTVMNRAGLTTLAPASVRGESPRLILTSLLLDPGEYTLRVAAVDERGRAGSVHHTINARPSRMGGGLNVSDLMLVPQPPTAGELPRPRPSAIIDSETLTAMVEISGSDASLLGRAKVMIEIADAENGNPLVSVEARQAPRGNNLRAFAATLKLGVLPPGEYVARAIVKAPGQPDLRLVRPFLMAPVVAETTAVSIDPRVPLDPDAPPAPLAEVKIFAPVPRFVRGTVLIPNVVAPFLDGLTALHPPSPAVEEVIEKARNGQFSAPADAGSTPDDELNLAFVRGLEAFSKGEVPQAAAWFQQTLKGASDFLGAAFYLGATHAALGRDKEAVGAWQMALLSENPGAVYPALVDALLRMGDGRQAVDLIEEAPSAWASDSDRIRREATALAMLGDYGGALPKLVDLLDNTKNDDQPLLFIAIQVLYRMHVQDKGLSADHLARFRNYVERHQALGGPDRAMVETWRRFVLK, encoded by the coding sequence ATGACGACCACGCGCGCGCTCGTGACGGTCGCCCTCGCCTGGGTGGGTGGCGTAGTCACGCTTGGCGCCCAGCAGCCGCAACCGGCGCCGCCACGGCCAAGCTTCGAGACCAAGGCGGAACTGGTGCTCGTCGACGTCAACGTGGTGGATCGCGACGCCAGGCCGGTGCCCACCCTGGCGGCCGGCGACTTCGAGTTGCAGGTCAACGGGCAGCCGCGGCCGATCCAGTCGGTCCAGTTCATTTCCACGGCCCCGACCAACACCACCCCGGCCACTCCGCGGGAGACCAACTACACGTCGAACGAGTCGGCCACCACCGGCCGCCTGCTGCTGTTCGTGGTGGACGAGAGCAACCTGCGCGTCGGGTCGTCGCGCTCGGTGCTGCGCACCGCGCAAACGCTGTTCGATCGGCTGGCGCCCGGCGACCTGGTCGGCCTCGCGCGCCTGCCCACCGGCGTCGGCAACGTCGAGTTCACCTCGGATCGCAAGCGCGTCGCCGAGGCGCTGCTCAAGGTCAGCGGCAGCGTCTCGGCCCGCGCCGGCATGGCCAAGGTCAACATCAGCGAAGCGTGGGCGCTCGAGAACAACGACACCTCGCTGTGGGAGCAGGCCATCGCCCGCGAGTGCGCCGGCGACACCGGTCCCGCCCTCGACGCCTGCACCACCACCGTGGAAAGCGACGCGCGGAGCCTGCTCCTCGAGGCCAGCTCACGGACGCGGATCGGGGTCACGGCCCTCGAAGGCCTGCTCAAGGGCCTCGCGCAACTCAAGACCCCGATCAACATCGTGATGATCTCCGAGGGCATGTTCGTCGGCCGCGATCGCCAGAACATGCGCGAGATTGGCCGCCGCGCCGCCGAGGCGCGCGCCACCATCCACATCATCCGTCCCGGCCAGTCGTTCTTCGACATGGACGACGCGACCGCCCCGGGCCTGTCGCGCTTCTACGACGATGGGCTGTTGAGCGAGGGGCTGGAGCTGCTGGCGGAACAGACGCGCGGAACGCTGGCGACCGTCAACGCCGCGGCGAACATCGCGTTCGATCGGCTCGGCCGCGAGCTCTCCGGCTACTACCTGCTCGGATTCGAGCCCACCGAGGCCGATCGCACCGGGAAGGAACACCGCATCCGCGTGCAGGTGAAACCGCGCGGCCTGACCGTGCGGGCGCGGCCGACGTTCGTGCTGCGCGACACCGTCGAAACCGCGGCCGCCACGGCCGCCATGACACCGATGGAACAACTGACTGAGGTGCTGCGGCAGCCGCTGCCCAGCCGGGTGTTGCCGATGCGCGTGGCCAGCTTCACCGCCCTCGACTCCGGCACCGCCAAAGTGCGCGTCGTGATCAGCGCCGAAGTGGGCGATGCGGCGGCCACCGGGATGGACCTGCCGGTCGGCGTGATCGTCCTCGACAAGAACGATCGCACGGTGATGAATCGCGCCGGCCTGACCACGCTGGCTCCGGCCAGCGTGCGGGGCGAGTCGCCGCGCCTGATCCTCACGTCGCTCCTGCTCGATCCCGGGGAGTACACCTTGCGCGTGGCGGCGGTCGATGAGCGGGGCCGCGCCGGCAGCGTGCACCACACCATCAACGCGCGCCCGTCGCGCATGGGCGGTGGCTTGAACGTGTCGGACCTGATGCTCGTGCCGCAGCCGCCCACCGCCGGCGAGTTGCCGCGGCCGCGGCCCTCCGCCATCATCGATTCCGAGACCCTGACCGCGATGGTCGAGATCAGCGGCAGTGACGCCAGCCTGCTGGGCCGGGCGAAGGTGATGATCGAGATCGCGGACGCCGAGAACGGCAATCCGCTGGTGAGCGTGGAGGCGCGGCAGGCGCCGCGCGGCAACAACCTGCGGGCGTTCGCGGCCACGCTGAAACTCGGCGTGCTGCCGCCGGGCGAGTACGTCGCCCGCGCCATCGTCAAGGCCCCGGGGCAACCGGATCTGCGGCTGGTGCGACCGTTTCTCATGGCTCCCGTTGTCGCCGAGACCACGGCGGTGTCGATCGATCCGCGCGTGCCGCTGGATCCGGATGCCCCGCCGGCGCCGCTGGCAGAGGTGAAGATCTTCGCGCCGGTGCCGCGCTTCGTGAGGGGAACGGTGTTGATCCCGAACGTGGTCGCGCCGTTCCTGGATGGCCTGACCGCCCTGCATCCGCCTTCGCCGGCCGTGGAAGAGGTCATCGAGAAGGCGCGCAACGGCCAGTTCTCGGCGCCCGCGGACGCGGGCAGTACCCCGGACGATGAGCTGAACCTGGCGTTCGTGCGCGGCCTGGAAGCCTTCAGCAAGGGCGAGGTGCCACAGGCGGCGGCGTGGTTCCAGCAGACCCTGAAGGGCGCGTCCGACTTCCTCGGCGCGGCGTTCTACCTCGGCGCCACCCATGCCGCGCTCGGCCGCGACAAGGAGGCGGTGGGCGCGTGGCAGATGGCGCTGCTCAGCGAAAACCCTGGCGCCGTGTATCCCGCGCTCGTCGATGCGCTGCTGCGCATGGGTGACGGCCGGCAGGCGGTGGATCTAATCGAAGAGGCGCCGTCGGCGTGGGCCAGCGACAGTGACCGCATCCGCCGCGAAGCCACCGCGCTGGCCATGCTCGGCGACTACGGCGGGGCGCTGCCGAAGCTCGTGGACCTGCTCGACAATACCAAGAACGACGACCAGCCGCTCCTGTTCATCGCGATCCAAGTGCTCTATCGCATGCACGTGCAGGACAAGGGTCTCAGCGCCGACCACCTCGCGCGCTTCCGCAACTACGTCGAGCGCCACCAGGCGCTGGGCGGACCGGATCGCGCGATGGTGGAGACGTGGCGGCGGTTCGTCCTGAAATAG
- a CDS encoding helix-turn-helix transcriptional regulator — MAATSLERELKRGSAELLILALLEEQERHGYQIAQLITERSGGVITFHVTSLYPTLYRLEDKGLIEGRWVEKHHLRQGSGGQAAGRRRRYYRLTPGGRGVLAKQRAVWEAFSAALTRVAGEPLEELP; from the coding sequence ATGGCTGCAACATCCCTTGAGCGCGAGCTCAAGCGTGGGAGCGCCGAACTCCTCATCCTCGCCCTGCTCGAAGAGCAGGAGCGTCACGGCTATCAGATCGCCCAACTGATCACCGAACGCAGCGGCGGCGTGATCACCTTTCACGTCACCTCTCTCTACCCCACCCTGTATCGCCTCGAGGACAAAGGACTGATCGAAGGGCGCTGGGTGGAAAAGCACCACCTTCGCCAAGGCTCCGGTGGTCAAGCCGCCGGGCGGCGTCGCCGCTATTACCGGCTGACACCAGGTGGCCGCGGAGTACTCGCCAAGCAGCGAGCAGTTTGGGAAGCGTTTTCCGCCGCGCTCACGCGTGTGGCCGGCGAGCCGCTTGAAGAGTTGCCGTAG
- a CDS encoding fatty acid desaturase — translation MTEIYGRKAAKGINWITFIAMTAFHIGAVAAFWYIDFGAIMAAVILWWVAGSLGIGMAYHRLLTHRGYKTPKWMEYFLTTCATLALEGGPIFWVATHRIHHQYSDQDGDPHTPKEGAFWAHMGWILMGKGMHHDTEVLRRYAPDLCKDPFHVFMSKWHWVPQVVVGLGLLAFGGIPYVLWGTFFRTTFLLHATWLVNSATHIWGSRRFQTKDDSRNSWWVALLSFGEGWHNNHHAHPVSARHGLAWYEFDMNWIAISLMKAVGLAWDVKVAKVRQELEEEAA, via the coding sequence GTGACCGAGATTTATGGCCGCAAGGCCGCCAAGGGTATTAACTGGATCACCTTCATTGCGATGACGGCGTTCCACATCGGCGCCGTCGCGGCGTTCTGGTACATCGACTTCGGCGCCATCATGGCGGCGGTCATCCTGTGGTGGGTGGCGGGCTCGCTGGGCATCGGCATGGCGTATCACCGCCTGCTGACGCACCGCGGCTACAAGACGCCCAAGTGGATGGAGTACTTCCTCACCACCTGCGCCACGCTGGCGCTCGAGGGCGGGCCCATTTTCTGGGTGGCCACGCATCGCATTCACCACCAGTACTCGGATCAGGACGGCGATCCGCACACGCCGAAAGAAGGCGCGTTCTGGGCGCACATGGGCTGGATCCTGATGGGCAAGGGCATGCACCACGACACCGAGGTGCTGCGCCGCTACGCGCCGGACCTCTGCAAGGATCCGTTCCACGTGTTCATGAGCAAGTGGCACTGGGTGCCGCAAGTAGTGGTCGGCCTCGGCCTGCTCGCATTTGGCGGCATTCCGTATGTCCTCTGGGGCACGTTCTTCCGCACCACCTTCCTGCTGCACGCCACCTGGCTGGTGAACTCGGCCACGCACATCTGGGGTTCGCGCCGCTTCCAGACCAAGGATGACTCGCGCAACAGCTGGTGGGTGGCGCTGCTCTCGTTCGGCGAGGGCTGGCACAACAACCACCACGCCCACCCGGTGTCGGCGCGCCACGGCCTGGCCTGGTACGAGTTCGACATGAACTGGATTGCCATCAGCCTCATGAAGGCGGTGGGCCTGGCCTGGGACGTGAAGGTCGCCAAGGTCCGCCAGGAGCTGGAAGAAGAAGCCGCCTGA
- a CDS encoding HAMP domain-containing sensor histidine kinase: protein MTRRQTASIVFVVLCVVLVAAAVTLNIGWILVNGRRVAPLVLGVITFALIIAGLIVYTVFLVREMGITEQQDSFLNSVTHELKTPIASIRLYLETLQAREVGDAQRKEFYRIMLQDADRLQHTVEQVLKAGHARHKRKLDHRAPVDLVWLVQDCIDIARMRHHLPDTAVTLADADPGTLLVVDGNVDDLRTAIANLLDNAVKYSSGTPHVTVQAVAATPDTAWVRVKDAGVGIPRAQLGRIFSRFYRFQADGVKVKGTGLGLYIVRSIAKAHGGRVFAESTGEGKGSTFTLELPRVKTAARSGLAPVEGPALSELARAEGAGKRVEG from the coding sequence GTGACCAGGCGCCAGACGGCTTCCATCGTCTTCGTCGTCCTCTGCGTCGTGCTCGTTGCCGCGGCGGTCACGCTCAACATCGGCTGGATTCTCGTGAACGGGCGGCGCGTGGCGCCGCTCGTTCTCGGCGTCATCACCTTCGCGCTCATCATCGCCGGCCTGATCGTCTACACGGTGTTCCTGGTCCGCGAGATGGGCATCACCGAGCAGCAAGACAGCTTCCTCAACTCCGTCACCCACGAACTCAAGACACCGATCGCGTCGATTCGCCTGTACCTGGAAACGCTCCAGGCGCGGGAGGTCGGCGACGCGCAGCGCAAGGAGTTCTACCGCATCATGCTGCAGGACGCCGACCGGCTGCAGCACACGGTGGAGCAGGTGCTGAAGGCCGGCCATGCCCGCCACAAGCGCAAGCTCGATCACCGCGCGCCGGTCGATCTGGTGTGGCTGGTGCAGGACTGCATCGACATCGCCCGCATGCGGCACCACCTGCCGGACACGGCGGTGACGCTCGCCGACGCGGATCCCGGCACGCTGCTCGTGGTTGACGGCAACGTCGACGACCTGCGCACCGCCATTGCCAACCTGCTCGACAACGCCGTGAAGTATTCGAGCGGCACGCCGCACGTGACGGTGCAGGCGGTCGCGGCCACGCCCGACACGGCGTGGGTGCGCGTCAAGGACGCCGGCGTCGGCATTCCGCGCGCGCAACTCGGGCGTATCTTCAGCCGCTTTTACCGCTTCCAGGCCGACGGCGTCAAGGTCAAGGGCACCGGCCTCGGCCTGTACATCGTCCGCTCGATCGCCAAGGCGCACGGCGGCCGCGTGTTTGCCGAAAGTACGGGCGAGGGCAAGGGTTCGACGTTCACGCTCGAGCTGCCGCGCGTGAAAACGGCGGCTCGAAGCGGGCTGGCGCCAGTCGAAGGACCTGCCCTGAGCGAGCTTGCCCGCGCCGAAGGCGCGGGAAAGCGAGTCGAAGGGTGA
- a CDS encoding response regulator transcription factor produces MSKILIVEDEAHLADGLRFNLEAEGHAVDIEGDGQAALERLLANRDAYDAVVLDVMLPGRNGFEVVKQLRAAGHYVPVLMLTARSRPADVLQGFEAGADDYLPKPFELQILLARLHGLLRRRQWLQQPVHEHEQLTFAGRTLDLEALELRVGDKAYQLTQMECDLLQYLVRNAGRAVSRKAILEEVWDLHEDTDTRAIDNFIVRLRRYLEVDPTKPKHLLTVRGVGYKFVE; encoded by the coding sequence GTGAGCAAGATCCTGATCGTCGAAGATGAGGCCCACCTGGCCGACGGCCTGCGCTTCAACCTCGAGGCCGAGGGCCACGCCGTTGACATCGAAGGGGATGGCCAGGCCGCGCTCGAGCGCCTGCTGGCCAATCGCGACGCCTACGACGCGGTGGTGCTCGACGTGATGCTGCCGGGGCGGAACGGGTTCGAGGTGGTGAAGCAGCTGCGCGCCGCCGGCCACTACGTTCCGGTGTTGATGCTGACGGCGCGCAGCCGGCCGGCGGACGTGTTGCAGGGCTTCGAAGCCGGCGCCGACGACTACCTGCCGAAGCCGTTCGAGTTGCAGATCCTGCTGGCGCGGCTGCACGGACTGCTGCGGCGGCGGCAGTGGCTGCAGCAGCCCGTGCACGAGCACGAGCAGTTGACGTTCGCGGGCCGCACCCTGGATCTCGAGGCGCTCGAACTGCGCGTGGGCGACAAGGCGTACCAGCTCACACAGATGGAGTGCGACCTGCTGCAGTACCTGGTGCGCAACGCCGGCCGGGCGGTGTCGCGCAAGGCGATTCTCGAGGAAGTGTGGGACCTGCACGAAGACACCGACACGCGCGCGATCGACAACTTCATCGTGCGGTTGCGGCGATACCTGGAAGTCGACCCGACCAAGCCGAAGCACCTGCTCACGGTGAGGGGAGTGGGTTACAAGTTTGTGGAATAG